The following is a genomic window from Hymenobacter monticola.
ACTAGCGGCGAGGTCATCGCCACCAGCACCTACTACCACCTGCTGACCCTGATGCAGCGCTTCGCCACCGTGCTCGGCAAGCCCGCCGATGCGCAGGAATACGCCGCCCTAGGTGCCAAAATCAAGGACGCCTTCAACCAGAAGTTCCTGAACGCCCAAAACCAGCAGTACGCCAACAACACCGTGACGGCCAACCTGCTACCCCTGGCCTACGGCATAACGCCGGACGCCGAGCGCGGCAAGGTGTTCCAGAACATTGCCGATAAAATCTTGGTCGAAAACAAGGGCCACATCAGCACCGGCGTCATCGGCACGCAGTGGCTCATGCGCGGCCTCACCGCCGAGGGCCGCCCCGACATCGCCTACAAACTGGCCACCAACCGCGACTACCCCAGCTGGGGCTACATGGCCGCCAACGGCGCCACCACCATCTGGGAGCTCTGGAACGGCAACACCGCCGACCCCGCCATGAACTCCCAAAACCACGTGATGCTGCTCGGCGATTTAATCATCTGGGACTACGAGAACCTGGCGGGCATCAAATCGGCCGCACCTGGTTTTCAAGAGCTTGAAATGAAACCCGCCATGATTGACGGGCTAACGTCGGTGCAGGCGTCTTATCAATCGGTGCGCGGCTTGGTGCGCAGTAGCTGGACGCGGGATGCCAAGCGCTTCACCTGGAACATCACGGTGCCAGGCAATTCTAAGGCGCTGGTGTATGTGCCGACTAAGGATGCCAAGGACGTGACGGAAAGCGGCAAAAAGGCTTCTGGCGCGGCTGGGGTGAAGTTTTTGCGGATGGAAGGAACGCGGGCGGTATTTGAGGTTGGGTCGGGGGAGTATGCGTTTGTGGCGAAGCAGTGATGGGAGATTGTAACCAAAAGAGCGTCATGCTGAGCGCAGCGAAGCATCTCTACCGCTCCGTTCAACGGGGCGCCTCACCCCCCGGCCCCCTCTCCGAAAAGGAGAGGGGGCTAGGGGGTGAGGCGCCACTGTCGGCGAGCTTCTTGCACTACCCCCACATGCTAATTATTCAGACTTCCGCTTAATGAATCAAACACGAGCTATAAATAAGCTGACAATAAAGGCCCTAGCCATAGCCTCCGCGCTGCTACTAGCCAGCGCCCCAGCCGCCCACGCCCAAACCCCAGCGCCCACCACTACGCAAATCTCCACCACCGCCAAGTGGTCGGAGCGGATGGCGCTGTCGGTGCTGAAGCGGAGCCCGTGGTTGCAAGACCCAGCCCTAGGGGACTCGTGGGGCTACACCCAGGGGCTGCTGATGCACGCGCTGGAAGCGTTGGAGCACCAGAACCACGACCCGCGCTTGCGCACCGCCTTGCAACAGTACGGCGACAAAATGGTGGACGCCCAGGGCCAGATTCACAACAAAGACTACAAGCCGCTGGACAACAGCCTCGACAACATCAACTCGGGCAAGCTCCTGTTTCAGCTCTACACGGATACCAAGCAGGAGAAGTATAAAATTGCCCTGCAAAAGCTGCACGCGGAGCTTCAGCAACAACCCAAAACCAGCGACGGCGGCTACTGGCACAAGAAGAAATACCCCAGCCAGATGTGGCTCGACGGGGCCTACATGGCCAGTCCATTCGTGGCGCAGTACGCGGCGTACTTTAAGGAGCCGGCCGGGTTTGATGAGGCCGCCAAGCAGTTGCTCTTGCTCGATAAGCACCTGCGCGACCCCAAAACCGGCCTGCTCTACCACGGCTGGGATGAGAAGCACGTGCAAGCCTGGGCCAACCCCCAAACCGGCCAGTCGCCCAACTTCTGGGGCCGGGCCATCGGTTGGTACGGCATGGCCCTAGTCGATGTGCTCGACTACCTCCCCACCCAGCACCCCGACCGCCCCAAGCTAGTGCAGGTGCTCGACCGGCTGGCCGTGGCCATCCAGAAATACCAGGACCCCACCAGCGGCCTCTGGTACCAGGTGGTGGATAAAGGCGGGCAGCCCGGCAACTACCTCGAAGCGTCGGCCTCGTGCATGTTCGTGTACACGCTGGCCAAGGGCGTGAACAAGGGCTACCTGAACAAGAAGTACCGCCCGGTAGCCCAAAAAGGCTTCGACGGTATCACCACCAAGCTCATCGAAGTAAAGCCCGACGGCGAGCTCAACCTGTTGCAAGTGTGCGAAGTTGCTGGCCTCGGTCCCGGCACCGAGCGCAACGGCTCCTACGAGTACTACGTGGGCGAACGCATCAAAATCAACGATTTGAAGGGGGTAGGGCCGTTCATCCTGGCCAGCCTCGAACTCAATAAATAGCGGCTCCGGCCTTCCAACGTATCGCCATGAGAAACCCCATTTTGCTACTGGCCCTCGGGCTGCTTGCGCACGGCGCCTCAGCCCAAACGCAGCCGTGGAAACAGGGCATCGTCACCGACGAATTCATCTTCGAAAAAGCGCCCTTTCCCGAGAGCCACGCCGCCACCATCGCTGAGACGCCGAAGGGCCTCGTGGCCGCCTGGTTTGGCGGCACCAAGGAGCGCAACCCCGACGTGGGCATCTGGGTGAGCCGCCAGGAAAACGGCCGCTGGACCGCTCCCGTGGAGGTGGCTAACGGCATCCAAAACGAAACCCTGCGCTACCCCAGCTGGAACCCGGTGCTCTACCAAGCACCCGGCGGCGAGCTGCTGCTGTTCTATAAAATTGGCCCGAAACCCTCGGACTGGAAGGGCTGGCTGCGCACCTCTAAAGACAACGGCCTGACGTGGTCGGCGGCCCAGGCGCTGCCGGAAGGTTACATCGGGCCGGTGAAAAATAAGCCCGTGCTGCTCAAAAATGGCACCTTGCTCTCGCCCACCAGCACCGAGGGCAGCGGCGGCTGGCTGGTGCATTTCGAAGCCACCCCCGATTTTGGCAAGACTTGGACCAAAACCGCGCCCGTGCCCAACGGCGCGACCCA
Proteins encoded in this region:
- a CDS encoding glycoside hydrolase family 88/105 protein, which translates into the protein MNQTRAINKLTIKALAIASALLLASAPAAHAQTPAPTTTQISTTAKWSERMALSVLKRSPWLQDPALGDSWGYTQGLLMHALEALEHQNHDPRLRTALQQYGDKMVDAQGQIHNKDYKPLDNSLDNINSGKLLFQLYTDTKQEKYKIALQKLHAELQQQPKTSDGGYWHKKKYPSQMWLDGAYMASPFVAQYAAYFKEPAGFDEAAKQLLLLDKHLRDPKTGLLYHGWDEKHVQAWANPQTGQSPNFWGRAIGWYGMALVDVLDYLPTQHPDRPKLVQVLDRLAVAIQKYQDPTSGLWYQVVDKGGQPGNYLEASASCMFVYTLAKGVNKGYLNKKYRPVAQKGFDGITTKLIEVKPDGELNLLQVCEVAGLGPGTERNGSYEYYVGERIKINDLKGVGPFILASLELNK
- a CDS encoding sialidase family protein; translated protein: MRNPILLLALGLLAHGASAQTQPWKQGIVTDEFIFEKAPFPESHAATIAETPKGLVAAWFGGTKERNPDVGIWVSRQENGRWTAPVEVANGIQNETLRYPSWNPVLYQAPGGELLLFYKIGPKPSDWKGWLRTSKDNGLTWSAAQALPEGYIGPVKNKPVLLKNGTLLSPTSTEGSGGWLVHFEATPDFGKTWTKTAPVPNGATQGAIQPSILTYKDGRLQALCRSRDRAILETWSTDQGKTWSPLAKTTLPNNNSGTDAVTLKDGRQLLVYNHVLPPGTLAKGPRTPLNVAVSKDGKEWYAVAILEDSPISQYSYPSVIQTKDGLVHFVYTWRRQRIKHAVLDPKKMKLVKIENGVWPAMKGYKAPVGDAEITKD